The window CAACATTTGGATGGCTATCATTTTAATAGGAATTGGTAAATCTGCCCGAATTGATAAATGGCTAAAATCTGACACTTCCGCGATTGAAGCCTTAAAACAAAAAGTTTCAGATTATGCAGCAACAGTAGATAGAAATCCTACCCTAACCGATTTAATGATTCTTGGAGCCATTGCTTTTGGTACTGTTAGTTTCGCACACTTAGGTGCAGGATACTTGAGCGTATTTTTTGAAGACTTTGTAAACAGTTTTCCAAAGGGGATTACCCGTAACGTATTTACCTTTTTAAGCTCCTCTTTCTTTTGGATGATCTCGATAACCACTCTTATAGGTGTTTTACTATCTTTTACTAAATTAAGAAGCTATGAAGGTGCTGGGGCGAGTAAATTTGGAAGTGTTTTTATCTATATTTTAGTTGCCAGTATTGGTATGAAAATGGACTTAACACTCATTTTTGACAATTTCGGACTCATCTTTATTGGTCTTGTTTGGATGATAATTCACGCTGGATTATTGATTTTAGTAGCTAAATTAATTAAAGCTCCTTACTTTTTCCTTGCAGTGGGTAGCCAAGCGAATGTGGGCGGAGCAGCATCTGCACCTATTGTGGCGTCAGCATTTCACCCGTCATTAGCAACTGTTGGAGTATTATTGGCTGTTTTTGGGTATGCCATAGGGACAGTGGCAGCGATACTTTGTACAGTACTAATGCAATTGGCGGCGGTTTCGTAAACAAGAAACTATTTGTTTTTCTGAAATAGCGTTGTTTAAAAGTAATTGGTATTTCAAGTTTTATGTTTCTTGCAAAATATGCATCTTTGCGATCTTAATATTTCAACATATAATGAGAATTCTATTCATCGCTTTAGCCGCTTTATTTTTAGTTAGTTGTTCCAATTCGAATCCTGAACAGGAAATGAAACTTTCTGGTAACGTTAAGGGACTTAAAAAAGGAACGCTATTATTACAGAAAATTGAAGATTCACTATTAGTTTCAGTAGATTCTGTAGCTATTGACGGCGATCCCAATTTTACATTTGTTGAAGAAATATCTAGCCCCGAAGTATATTACCTTTACCTACGCCTTAAAGATGGAACGCTTCGAGAAGATCGCATCCCTTTCTTTGCTGAGCCGGGCGAAATTATAATCAACACCAGCTTAAAAAAGTTTGGAGATGATTTTATAATAAATGGCTCTGAAAATGAGCAAGCACTTGATGAATACAAAAAGTTAATGCAACGATTTGCAGACAGAAACTTAGATTTGATTAAAGAAGAGTTTACAGCTCAAAAAAGTGAAAACGATTCCTTATTAAAAGCAATAAAGCGAAAAAGAACAACTGCTCTTTCTAGCAAGTATTTAGCAACTGTAAACTTCGCATTGAACAACAAAGATAAAGAGATAGCCCCATATTTGTTGTTAACAGAAGTATATGACGCAAATGTAAAATACTTGGACACTGTTTACACGTCACTTACCCCAAAAGTAAAAGACTCCAAATACGGAACGCTTTTGGAGTCTTTTATTTCAGAACGAAAAACGATGAAGGATAGCTTATAAAGCGTTAATCTTATCAATTAACTTTCTACCTTCAGTTTCTAATTCTTGGTTAATACTTTTAAAATGTTGCTTTTTATT of the Marixanthomonas ophiurae genome contains:
- a CDS encoding DUF819 family protein; the protein is MQDNLTQEIIDTTPFFTSDTIVFGVLMLTLGFIFYTSSKETGFWSSFYKIVPALFMAYFLPALLTTFGVIAPDWTSISETGEAVENSSNLYYVSSRYLLPAALVLMTLSMDLKAVFNLGPKALIMFFTGTIGIVIGGPLAVLLIGTISPETVGGAGADAVWRGLSTLAGSWIGGGANQTAMLEIYGYNQELYGGMVFVDIVVANIWMAIILIGIGKSARIDKWLKSDTSAIEALKQKVSDYAATVDRNPTLTDLMILGAIAFGTVSFAHLGAGYLSVFFEDFVNSFPKGITRNVFTFLSSSFFWMISITTLIGVLLSFTKLRSYEGAGASKFGSVFIYILVASIGMKMDLTLIFDNFGLIFIGLVWMIIHAGLLILVAKLIKAPYFFLAVGSQANVGGAASAPIVASAFHPSLATVGVLLAVFGYAIGTVAAILCTVLMQLAAVS
- a CDS encoding DUF4369 domain-containing protein translates to MRILFIALAALFLVSCSNSNPEQEMKLSGNVKGLKKGTLLLQKIEDSLLVSVDSVAIDGDPNFTFVEEISSPEVYYLYLRLKDGTLREDRIPFFAEPGEIIINTSLKKFGDDFIINGSENEQALDEYKKLMQRFADRNLDLIKEEFTAQKSENDSLLKAIKRKRTTALSSKYLATVNFALNNKDKEIAPYLLLTEVYDANVKYLDTVYTSLTPKVKDSKYGTLLESFISERKTMKDSL